One region of Terricaulis silvestris genomic DNA includes:
- a CDS encoding toll/interleukin-1 receptor domain-containing protein — MADVFLSYAREDSARAEQVARGLEQAGLDVFWDNEIPPGTTWADYIEQKLTQCKALIVLWSEHSTKSQWVREEARMGRDKGVLIPVMMDASTPPFGFGEVQAANLATWNGEADHPGWRRFVDAVQGFSKAEPRAPAPQPAMSTPARAAAAPPRPAATAAPEKKSGVPVWVWVAGAVVATIVVLGIIGSMMPTTQNPQIANGAQPVAGSAPVQPAPTTADNPQAIILQQLQAAQQVAAQQGFQLVGQPFSGNLAQGQSWNIPAELHAGYDYRVLGVCDRDCADMDLVVFDNNGVQVAQDTATSSQPVVAVAPAYTANFTVQVQMFNCSIAPCYYAIALYARAAQ, encoded by the coding sequence ATGGCCGACGTTTTTTTGTCTTACGCACGTGAGGACAGCGCCCGCGCCGAGCAGGTCGCGCGCGGCCTCGAGCAGGCCGGCCTCGACGTGTTCTGGGACAACGAAATTCCGCCTGGCACCACCTGGGCTGACTACATCGAACAGAAGCTGACGCAGTGCAAAGCGCTGATCGTGCTGTGGAGCGAGCACTCCACCAAGTCGCAATGGGTGCGCGAGGAAGCGCGCATGGGCCGTGACAAGGGCGTGCTCATCCCGGTGATGATGGACGCGTCAACGCCGCCGTTCGGGTTCGGCGAAGTGCAAGCCGCAAACCTCGCGACCTGGAACGGCGAAGCGGATCATCCCGGCTGGCGGCGCTTTGTCGATGCCGTTCAGGGTTTTTCCAAAGCGGAGCCGCGTGCGCCTGCGCCGCAACCGGCCATGAGCACGCCGGCGCGCGCGGCCGCCGCGCCGCCGCGACCAGCGGCCACTGCCGCGCCTGAAAAGAAATCCGGCGTGCCGGTTTGGGTTTGGGTCGCTGGCGCCGTCGTCGCCACGATCGTTGTTCTCGGAATCATCGGCTCCATGATGCCGACGACACAGAACCCGCAAATCGCGAACGGCGCTCAGCCCGTCGCCGGTTCAGCGCCGGTGCAGCCCGCGCCAACGACAGCGGACAATCCTCAAGCGATCATCCTGCAGCAATTGCAGGCAGCTCAGCAGGTCGCGGCGCAGCAAGGCTTCCAACTCGTCGGCCAACCATTCAGCGGCAATCTGGCCCAGGGCCAGAGCTGGAACATTCCGGCCGAGCTTCACGCCGGTTACGACTATCGCGTGCTAGGCGTCTGCGATCGCGACTGCGCCGATATGGATCTCGTCGTGTTCGACAATAACGGCGTGCAAGTCGCGCAGGACACGGCGACCAGCAGCCAGCCCGTCGTGGCCGTGGCGCCGGCCTACACGGCGAACTTCACGGTTCAGGTACAGATGTTCAATTGCTCGATCGCGCCCTGCTATTATGCGATCGCTCTGTACGCCCGGGCCGCGCAGTAA
- a CDS encoding ribbon-helix-helix domain-containing protein, with the protein MTAKGALLKRSMRIAGHRTSLALEQEFWSALERIARARSQTLPVLIASIDDGRAKDAPDASLASAVRVFVLENRV; encoded by the coding sequence ATGACAGCTAAGGGCGCTCTGCTCAAACGATCGATGCGGATCGCCGGTCACCGGACGTCATTGGCATTGGAACAAGAATTCTGGTCAGCGCTTGAGCGGATCGCGCGGGCGCGTTCGCAGACTTTACCTGTGCTGATCGCCTCGATTGATGACGGGCGCGCCAAGGATGCGCCCGACGCCTCGCTCGCCTCTGCGGTGCGCGTCTTCGTGCTGGAAAACCGGGTTTAG
- a CDS encoding SIMPL domain-containing protein (The SIMPL domain is named for its presence in mouse protein SIMPL (signalling molecule that associates with mouse pelle-like kinase). Bacterial member BP26, from Brucella, was shown to assemble into a channel-like structure, while YggE from E. coli has been associated with resistance to oxidative stress.) → MMRTILAAAISVSALSPAFAQEATFERPYWLDRSVIEAIGRAQIDVPADTASFSVTFREVDDSSRDAMFAASDRARLAAAAIRSRGGDGVRITSSADVEAIHEEYRNREGERLSSERADQVENYAVSVTLSVVVNDVARAANVRAAAMAVGPEETSDLSYTLDENAPSRLRAYRAAVQDAAARARVAAEASGASLGGLLVLQDGQGPCLGRWQSGAARDRGGSVQNAPTAVYEGGDEIVVTGTRARELRLTSEDIARMQLPEDVPPLELTAQVCAVYAVG, encoded by the coding sequence ATGATGCGCACGATACTTGCCGCAGCAATCAGCGTAAGCGCGCTATCGCCAGCGTTCGCGCAAGAGGCGACTTTTGAGCGACCCTATTGGCTAGATCGAAGTGTCATCGAAGCGATCGGCCGCGCGCAAATCGACGTGCCAGCGGATACGGCGTCGTTTTCAGTGACTTTCCGCGAGGTTGACGATAGTTCGCGAGACGCGATGTTCGCGGCGTCTGATCGCGCACGCCTCGCCGCAGCCGCCATTCGCTCGCGAGGCGGTGACGGCGTGCGCATCACATCGAGCGCTGACGTCGAGGCTATTCACGAAGAGTACCGTAACCGCGAAGGCGAGCGACTATCCAGCGAACGCGCCGATCAGGTCGAGAACTACGCCGTTAGCGTGACGCTGAGCGTTGTCGTCAATGACGTCGCTCGCGCGGCCAACGTCCGCGCTGCCGCAATGGCGGTCGGGCCTGAAGAGACGAGCGACCTGAGCTACACACTGGACGAGAATGCGCCCTCCCGCTTGCGGGCGTATCGCGCCGCGGTTCAGGACGCGGCGGCGCGAGCGCGCGTAGCGGCGGAAGCGTCCGGTGCTTCGTTGGGCGGTTTGCTGGTGCTTCAGGACGGGCAGGGCCCGTGTCTGGGCCGTTGGCAATCGGGCGCGGCTCGCGATCGCGGCGGCAGCGTGCAGAATGCGCCGACCGCCGTGTATGAGGGCGGAGACGAGATCGTCGTCACCGGGACGCGTGCGCGCGAACTCAGGCTGACGTCCGAAGATATCGCGCGCATGCAATTGCCGGAGGATGTACCGCCGCTGGAGCTGACCGCACAGGTCTGCGCTGTTTACGCGGTCGGCTAA
- a CDS encoding ArsR/SmtB family transcription factor, which produces MAYQKALAALSDPTRLAVLERLRAGPMTVGQLADGMPVSRPAVSQHLRALKDAGLVRDEPRGTARIYRIHAEGLRELRDWLDTFWDDALARFKDYAEGEKK; this is translated from the coding sequence ATGGCTTACCAAAAGGCTTTGGCGGCACTCTCCGATCCCACGCGATTGGCGGTGCTTGAACGGCTTCGCGCTGGCCCGATGACGGTGGGCCAGTTGGCGGACGGCATGCCAGTCAGCCGGCCGGCGGTGTCGCAACATCTGCGCGCACTCAAAGACGCCGGCCTCGTGCGCGATGAGCCGCGCGGCACGGCGCGCATCTACCGCATTCACGCTGAAGGATTGCGCGAACTGCGCGATTGGCTGGACACATTCTGGGACGACGCGCTCGCGCGCTTCAAGGACTACGCGGAAGGGGAGAAGAAATGA
- a CDS encoding UvrD-helicase domain-containing protein, which translates to MNDSVENLPISQRAAAAPPYVASLNPEQRAAVEALDGPVLVLAGAGTGKTRVLTTRLAHLLSSGRAKPWGVLAVTFTNKASREMRERVEKLLGPGGGGLPWLGTFHSISARMLRTHAELVGLKNNFTILDPDDQIRLMKQIIDAEGIDEKRWPGRQLAGLIDSWKNRALTPEKVPKNEAFAFADGAGVKLYAIYQARLRILNACDFGDLLMHMIDVFQRHPDVLQTYHRKISHMMVDEYQDTNVAQYLWLRLLAQASKNLCVVGDDDQSIYGWRGAEVDNILRFEHDFPGAKVVRLERNYRSTGHILATASHLIANNRGRLGKTLFTDDEDGNRVKVRGVWDGEAEARLIADDIEQWRQGNRSYAECAVLVRAAWQMRAFEERFLMLRIPYKVIGGPRFFERAEVRDVHAYLRLIRSEDDDLAFERIVNQPKRGVGEGTVQKLHAHAGKPPVRFVTDNGPLFDEDTGEVVTEQAEAPGGATRFRTLIGAAREMTITDELPLKARTALRSFLSDLDRWREKSREISHVELAEIVLDESGYTEMLRNDKSPQAQTRLENLKELVQSMGQYDTLEAYLEHVALVLDIEAESDGENVQLSTLHAAKGLEFPLVFLPGWEEEVFPSKRSVDENGDKGLEEERRLAYVGITRARESARISFAANRQIYGRWQVVLPSRFIDELPAANVDAVSETGYGMQAPGVRDMAVEPFSSGYQSPGWRRAQERGAFKGKPPVIDGEARLVARSGDGDAHYRRGDRIFHQKFGYGQVRMVDGNKLTVDFDKAGEKRVIDSFVVPASAA; encoded by the coding sequence TTGAACGACAGCGTGGAGAATTTGCCGATCTCGCAGCGCGCGGCCGCCGCGCCGCCGTACGTCGCGTCGCTCAATCCTGAGCAGCGCGCGGCGGTGGAGGCGTTGGATGGCCCTGTGTTGGTGCTCGCCGGCGCGGGTACCGGCAAGACGCGCGTTCTGACGACGCGGCTGGCGCATCTGCTCTCAAGCGGCCGCGCCAAGCCGTGGGGCGTGCTCGCGGTGACGTTCACGAACAAAGCGTCGCGCGAAATGCGCGAGCGCGTGGAGAAGCTGCTCGGCCCCGGCGGCGGCGGTTTGCCGTGGCTCGGCACGTTTCACTCCATCAGCGCACGCATGCTGCGGACGCACGCCGAACTGGTCGGGCTGAAAAACAACTTCACCATCCTGGATCCCGACGATCAGATCCGGCTGATGAAGCAGATCATCGACGCCGAAGGCATCGATGAAAAGCGCTGGCCTGGGCGGCAGCTCGCCGGGCTGATCGACAGCTGGAAGAACCGCGCGCTGACGCCGGAGAAAGTGCCGAAGAACGAAGCGTTCGCGTTCGCCGACGGCGCGGGCGTGAAGCTCTACGCCATTTACCAGGCGCGGCTGCGAATTTTGAATGCGTGTGATTTCGGCGATCTGCTGATGCACATGATTGACGTGTTTCAGCGCCATCCTGATGTGCTGCAGACGTATCACCGCAAGATCAGCCACATGATGGTGGACGAGTATCAGGACACTAACGTGGCGCAGTATCTGTGGCTGCGCTTGTTGGCGCAGGCGTCGAAGAATCTCTGCGTCGTCGGCGACGACGATCAATCGATCTATGGCTGGCGCGGCGCCGAGGTCGATAACATCCTACGCTTCGAGCACGACTTTCCGGGCGCCAAGGTGGTGCGGCTGGAGCGCAACTACCGCTCCACCGGCCACATCCTGGCGACGGCGTCGCATCTGATCGCCAACAATCGCGGCCGGCTGGGAAAGACTCTCTTCACCGACGATGAAGACGGCAATCGCGTGAAAGTGCGCGGCGTCTGGGATGGCGAAGCCGAAGCGCGGCTGATCGCCGACGACATTGAGCAATGGCGTCAAGGCAATCGCTCCTATGCGGAGTGCGCCGTGTTGGTGCGGGCGGCGTGGCAGATGCGGGCGTTCGAAGAACGCTTCCTGATGCTGCGGATTCCGTACAAGGTCATCGGCGGGCCGCGATTCTTCGAACGCGCCGAAGTGCGCGATGTGCATGCGTACCTGCGACTAATCCGCTCCGAGGACGACGACCTGGCGTTCGAACGCATCGTCAATCAGCCGAAGCGTGGCGTCGGCGAAGGCACGGTGCAGAAGCTGCACGCGCATGCCGGCAAGCCGCCGGTGCGCTTTGTCACCGATAATGGCCCGTTGTTCGACGAAGACACCGGCGAAGTCGTCACGGAGCAAGCCGAAGCGCCGGGCGGGGCGACGCGTTTTCGCACGCTGATCGGCGCCGCGCGCGAGATGACCATCACGGACGAGCTGCCGCTGAAGGCGCGTACGGCGTTGCGCTCGTTCCTGAGCGATCTCGATCGCTGGCGCGAGAAGTCGCGGGAGATCAGTCATGTCGAGCTGGCGGAAATCGTGCTCGACGAGAGCGGCTACACCGAGATGCTGCGCAACGACAAATCTCCGCAAGCGCAGACGCGGCTCGAAAACTTGAAGGAATTGGTCCAGTCGATGGGCCAGTACGACACGCTGGAAGCATATCTCGAACACGTCGCCCTGGTGCTCGACATCGAAGCCGAGAGCGACGGCGAGAACGTGCAGCTTTCAACGCTGCACGCTGCAAAGGGCTTGGAGTTTCCGCTCGTCTTCCTGCCCGGCTGGGAGGAGGAAGTTTTCCCCTCCAAGCGTTCGGTTGATGAGAACGGCGACAAGGGCCTCGAAGAAGAGCGCCGCCTCGCCTACGTCGGCATCACACGCGCACGAGAGAGCGCGCGGATCTCGTTCGCGGCAAATCGGCAGATTTACGGGCGCTGGCAAGTTGTGTTGCCGTCGCGCTTCATCGATGAATTGCCGGCGGCGAACGTCGATGCGGTGAGCGAGACTGGCTACGGCATGCAAGCGCCGGGCGTGCGCGACATGGCGGTGGAGCCCTTCTCCTCCGGCTATCAATCGCCGGGCTGGCGCCGCGCGCAGGAACGCGGTGCGTTCAAAGGCAAGCCGCCGGTGATCGACGGCGAAGCACGCCTCGTCGCGCGCAGCGGCGACGGTGACGCGCACTACCGCCGCGGCGACCGCATCTTCCACCAGAAGTTCGGCTACGGCCAAGTCCGCATGGTCGATGGCAACAAGCTCACCGTGGACTTCGACAAAGCCGGCGAAAAGCGCGTGATCGACAGCTTCGTCGTGCCGGCTAGCGCGGCTTAG
- a CDS encoding DUF4169 family protein has product MGDILNLRRARKAKARQDAETEAAAKRLQHGQSKAGKKLSKAEQEAAARKLDGHKRDDS; this is encoded by the coding sequence ATGGGCGATATCTTGAACCTGCGTCGGGCGCGAAAAGCGAAAGCGCGACAAGATGCTGAAACCGAAGCCGCCGCTAAGCGATTACAACATGGACAAAGCAAAGCTGGGAAAAAGCTCAGCAAGGCCGAACAGGAGGCCGCCGCGCGCAAGCTCGACGGACATAAACGTGATGACAGCTAA
- a CDS encoding 50S ribosomal protein L11 methyltransferase: MLLLTALGTFTQIRAAADELDRHDPSPADAVSWFEEKPGKFRIEVYVPTKQDAASVEAIVGAAAPELHMKTKKVAAKDWVAMSLEGLPAVRAGRFIVAGAHALANEVGGRTKVWIEASEAFGTGHHGTTWGCLMALEGKLRERRVERVLDVGAGSGVLAIAAAKCGADALAIEIDHRAAAIAEINAKQNKVANRMRVIAGDGARYIAGKQFDLVFANILMRPLIRLAPKLTRVVEPGGTLILSGLLRTQAPLVREAYANRGLILERQIPREAWMTLVWKKP; this comes from the coding sequence ATGCTCCTCCTCACCGCCCTTGGCACGTTCACCCAAATCCGCGCGGCGGCGGATGAGTTGGATCGGCATGATCCCTCGCCTGCCGACGCCGTAAGCTGGTTCGAAGAAAAGCCGGGCAAGTTTCGCATCGAAGTCTACGTGCCGACGAAGCAGGACGCGGCGAGCGTCGAGGCCATCGTCGGCGCCGCCGCGCCTGAGCTGCACATGAAGACGAAGAAGGTCGCCGCTAAGGATTGGGTGGCGATGTCGCTTGAGGGGCTGCCGGCGGTGCGCGCGGGGCGCTTCATCGTGGCGGGCGCGCATGCGCTCGCGAACGAAGTCGGCGGACGCACCAAAGTTTGGATCGAGGCGAGCGAAGCGTTCGGCACCGGGCATCACGGCACCACCTGGGGCTGCCTGATGGCCCTTGAAGGCAAGCTGCGTGAACGTCGCGTGGAGCGCGTGCTCGATGTCGGTGCGGGCTCCGGCGTACTGGCGATTGCGGCGGCGAAGTGCGGGGCAGACGCGCTGGCGATCGAGATCGATCACCGCGCGGCGGCAATCGCCGAGATCAACGCCAAGCAGAACAAAGTCGCCAACCGTATGCGGGTGATCGCCGGAGACGGCGCGCGCTACATTGCTGGCAAGCAGTTCGACCTCGTGTTCGCCAACATCTTGATGCGACCGCTGATCAGGCTCGCGCCGAAGCTCACGCGCGTTGTCGAGCCCGGCGGCACGCTTATCCTCTCCGGCCTGCTCCGCACACAAGCGCCGCTCGTGCGTGAAGCCTACGCCAATCGCGGGCTCATTCTGGAGCGCCAGATTCCGCGCGAAGCGTGGATGACGTTGGTGTGGAAGAAGCCCTAA
- a CDS encoding DUF805 domain-containing protein — protein sequence MADVFISYAREDRARAEQVARGLQALGLEAFWDTEIPPGQTWADYIEGKLTSCRAVVVLWSEHSTKSQWVREEARMGRDKSKLIPALIDGSQMPFGFGEVQAANLATWRGEPNHPEWTRFANAVHAAARDGAAAPQPAAPISPYRPPPIAPATPVYAAAPTGEAETLSPIGYVQKCFRFYFNGKGRARRAEYWWWILFTVALAFVASFIDVMAFGYNTYTSQPNNQVFNMIATLAVLSPSIAVTSRRFHDVGLSGWLVAAVFGVYLVAGMMMAAMMPLGAVLFGATILVSLVITVIPSRPGPNQYGPNPKGQ from the coding sequence ATGGCCGATGTCTTCATTTCCTACGCCCGCGAAGATCGCGCGCGCGCCGAACAAGTCGCGCGCGGCTTGCAAGCGCTTGGGCTTGAAGCGTTTTGGGATACCGAAATTCCGCCGGGGCAAACTTGGGCGGATTACATCGAAGGCAAGCTCACGTCCTGCAGAGCCGTCGTTGTGTTGTGGAGCGAGCACTCCACCAAGTCGCAATGGGTGCGTGAAGAAGCGCGCATGGGGCGCGACAAGTCGAAACTTATCCCGGCGCTGATCGATGGGTCGCAGATGCCGTTCGGCTTCGGCGAAGTGCAGGCGGCGAACCTCGCGACATGGCGCGGTGAACCAAATCACCCGGAATGGACGCGCTTCGCCAACGCCGTGCACGCCGCCGCGCGCGATGGCGCCGCCGCGCCGCAACCGGCTGCGCCAATTTCGCCGTATCGTCCGCCGCCGATCGCGCCTGCAACGCCTGTGTATGCGGCGGCGCCGACCGGCGAAGCGGAGACGCTTTCGCCTATCGGCTACGTCCAGAAATGCTTCCGGTTTTACTTCAACGGAAAAGGTCGCGCACGTCGCGCCGAGTATTGGTGGTGGATATTGTTCACCGTCGCGCTCGCGTTCGTCGCGTCGTTCATCGACGTGATGGCGTTCGGCTACAACACCTACACCAGTCAGCCGAACAATCAGGTCTTCAACATGATCGCGACGCTCGCCGTGTTGTCGCCGTCAATCGCCGTCACCAGTCGCCGTTTCCACGATGTGGGGTTGAGCGGCTGGCTCGTCGCCGCCGTGTTCGGAGTCTACTTGGTCGCCGGGATGATGATGGCGGCGATGATGCCGCTGGGCGCCGTACTGTTCGGAGCTACCATTCTGGTCAGCCTCGTTATCACGGTCATCCCTTCCCGGCCGGGGCCGAACCAATACGGGCCCAACCCGAAGGGGCAATAG
- a CDS encoding SRPBCC domain-containing protein: MSVIELAPLVKTLELKRSADDAFRIYVHEAAKWWPLDTHALSPENNTKAIDHVVEPRIGGRVYEVAEDGRTFEWGEVLAYEPGRRFAMTWQLGQPRAQSGDVEVVFEPTGAETCRVTLTHSAWERMGDKGQQMREGYNMGWQSVFGERFANYVNTR, from the coding sequence ATGAGCGTCATCGAACTCGCACCCCTCGTGAAAACGCTCGAGCTGAAGCGCTCCGCTGATGACGCGTTTCGCATCTATGTGCATGAAGCCGCGAAGTGGTGGCCGCTCGATACACATGCGCTTTCGCCGGAAAACAACACCAAGGCGATCGATCACGTCGTCGAGCCGCGCATCGGCGGGCGCGTGTACGAAGTCGCGGAAGATGGCCGCACGTTCGAGTGGGGCGAAGTGCTTGCCTACGAACCCGGCCGTCGCTTCGCCATGACATGGCAACTCGGCCAGCCGCGCGCGCAATCCGGTGACGTCGAAGTCGTGTTTGAACCAACCGGCGCCGAAACGTGCCGCGTCACGCTTACTCACAGCGCCTGGGAGCGCATGGGCGACAAGGGCCAGCAGATGCGCGAAGGCTACAATATGGGCTGGCAAAGCGTGTTCGGCGAACGTTTCGCAAATTACGTCAACACGCGCTAG